In the genome of Drosophila yakuba strain Tai18E2 chromosome 3R, Prin_Dyak_Tai18E2_2.1, whole genome shotgun sequence, one region contains:
- the LOC6536477 gene encoding alkaline phosphatase 4: MVTTQRTKEICQIIRLKSTQVFLVAGSCLVTVMVTLLCIGFMTRYEVENEVANVADVDYWKDKVATSQKIWYDKGIDELNEALRPTDFTYPKNVRIFVLQGIDGRDLAGLRFPNRDTSRGNTNFIWDRFPHLARLENSCSQQFPCEVARVSRAFWSGIPLDKVPESQEDCGRAFNATQTSISILRQAQLAGLRTGFVTTQRITGFTGAALGNTNGNFECNERMPRSAIESGCQDIAHQLISGETGKSLNVLIGGGRQMLSSLVPNTKYDPVDELLCESNDGRNLLKDWRTQKLRESKVNPIIFDLIQRSDELDSLNASSFDYLMGVMANGDLSGNSKAPSLKLMVEKSLQVLNKYKQGYLLIVEQFIPSGVDKREQLQLLNDTLVNLHKDQETLTLVLMTSAIYPKASLDVSEETETISLLPEIFNEPESEIQKRMYQMPSESLLFAQGLKSPIFHGVRKETFLAHAVSHVLSRSRTQT, encoded by the exons ATGGTAACCACACAGCGGACCAAGGAGATTTGCCAAATTATACGGCTGAAGTCAACTCAGGTGTTCCTGGTGGCAGGATCATGTTTGGTAACGGTGATGGTCACATTGCTCTGCATTGGCTTTATGACCAGGTACGAGGTGGAGAACGAGGTGGCCAACGTGGCGGATGTGGATTATTGGAAGGACAAGGTCGCCACCTCGCAGAAAATCTGGTACGATAAAGGAATTGATGAGCTCAACGAGGCACTAAGGCCAACGGATTTTACTTATCCCAAAAACGTGAGGATATTTGTGCTTCAGGGAATCGATGGACGAGACTTGGCTGGTTTGCGTTTTCCAAATAGAGATACCAGCCGAGGCAATACCAACTTCATTTGGGATCGGTTTCCCCACTTGGCTCGCTTGGAAAACAGTTGTAGTCAGCAGTTTCCTTGTGAAGTGGCACGAGTTTCCAGAGCCTTTTGGTCGGGAATACCTTTGGATAAGGTCCCAGAAAGTCAGGAGGATTGCGGAAGGGCATTTAATGCCACCCAAACCTCGATAAGTATTCTTCGACAGGCTCAATTGGCTGGCCTGCGAACGGGTTTTGTGACCACTCAAAGGATTACAGGCTTCACAGGAGCTGCTTTGGGAAATACTAATGGCAACTTTGAATGCAATGAAAGGATGCCTCGGAGTGCCATTGAATCCGGTTGCCAGGATATAGCCCATCAGTTGATCTCTGGTGAAACTGGTAAATCACTGAATGTACTCATCGGTGGAGGCAGGCAAATGCTGAGCAGTCTCGTGCCCAACACCAAATACGATCCAGTGGATGAGCTGCTCTGCGAGTCCAACGATGGACGCAACTTGCTAAAGGATTGGAGAACCCAAAAACTGAGGGAGAGCAAAGTCAATCCAATAATATTCGATTTGATTCAGCGAAGCGATGAACTGGATTCCCTAAATGCTAGTAGTTTTGACTACCTAATGGGTGTGATGGCCAATGGAGATCTGAGTGGTAATTCAAAGGCCCCAAGTCTGAAATTAATGGTGGAGAAGTCTCTGCAAGTGCTTAATAAGTATAAACAAGGATATCTACTCATAGTTGAGCAATTTATACCATCGGGCGTTGACAAAAGAGAGCAGTTGCAGCTTTTGAATGATACGTTGGTTAATCTTCACAAGGATCAGGAGACTTTAACTCTGGTCTTAATGACCAGTGCCATCTATCCAAAAGCAAGCCTGGATGTCAGCGAAGAAACCGAGACAATCAGCCTCCTTCCGGAGATTTTTAATGAGCCGGAATCTGAGATCCAAAAGAGGATGTACCAAATGCCCTCGGAAAGTTTACTTTTTGCACAGG gCCTCAAGTCCCCCATTTTTCACGGTGTAAGAAAAGAAACCTTCCTGGCACATGCAGTATCGCATGTCCTTAGCAGAAGTAGAACTCAAACTTAG